A window of the Roseovarius sp. S88 genome harbors these coding sequences:
- the kdsA gene encoding 3-deoxy-8-phosphooctulonate synthase: protein MKTINISGLRVGNDQPLTLIAGPCQMESREHALMIAREMKSACDAAGAQYIFKASFDKANRTSLSGKRGVGLQEGLDILQTVKDDVGVPVLTDIHLPEQCAPVAKVVDVLQIPAFLCRQTDLLLAAGETGAAINVKKGQFLAPWDMPNVISKLESTGNTRILLTERGTSFGYNTLVTDMRSLPQMANSGYPVVMDATHSVQQPGGQGASSGGQREFAPVMARAAVSLGIAAVFIETHENPDHAPSDGPNMIPLNKMPALVRSLMSFDTLAKSDPARL from the coding sequence ATGAAAACTATCAATATCTCCGGTTTGCGTGTTGGCAATGACCAACCACTCACACTCATTGCCGGGCCGTGCCAGATGGAAAGTAGGGAGCACGCCCTAATGATCGCGCGCGAGATGAAGTCTGCGTGTGACGCAGCCGGAGCGCAGTATATCTTCAAGGCGTCGTTTGATAAGGCCAACCGCACCTCGCTTTCTGGCAAACGGGGTGTGGGGCTTCAGGAGGGTTTGGACATCTTGCAAACCGTCAAGGATGACGTGGGCGTGCCAGTGCTGACCGACATTCATTTGCCCGAACAATGCGCGCCAGTTGCGAAGGTTGTAGACGTCCTTCAGATCCCTGCCTTTTTGTGCCGTCAAACTGATCTTCTGTTGGCGGCAGGAGAAACGGGTGCAGCCATAAACGTCAAGAAAGGACAGTTTCTGGCACCCTGGGACATGCCGAACGTGATCTCCAAGCTAGAAAGCACTGGCAATACACGCATTCTTTTGACCGAACGCGGCACGTCATTTGGCTACAACACCCTGGTCACCGATATGCGATCCTTGCCACAAATGGCCAATTCTGGATACCCCGTTGTCATGGACGCCACGCATTCTGTGCAACAACCAGGCGGCCAAGGAGCAAGCTCAGGCGGGCAACGGGAATTTGCGCCGGTAATGGCGCGCGCCGCGGTGTCGCTTGGCATAGCAGCCGTTTTTATAGAAACCCACGAAAACCCCGATCACGCACCGTCCGATGGGCCGAATATGATCCCTTTGAATAAAATGCCTGCTCTTGTGCGGAGTTTGATGAGTTTTGACACGCTGGCCAAATCAGACCCGGCGCGCCTTTGA
- a CDS encoding phosphomannomutase/phosphoglucomutase: MTKPLPVVTPNTWEFLRDPMIKPTGFREYDARWKYPDEINLPGMTALGLGLGTQIHHRGIDPVIAVGNDYRDYSLAIKNALIVGLMQAGIQVKDIGPALSPMAYFSQFHLDVPAVAMVTASHNPNGWTGVKMGFERPLTHGPDEMGELRDIVLRGEGQARSGGGYEFVDGVRDAYLDDLVGDFKMTRKLRVVCATGNGTAAAFAPELFERLGVEVIPSHNELDYTFPHYNPNPEAMEMLHDMAETVKETGADFALGFDGDGDRCGVVDDEGEEIFADKVGVIMARDLSKLHPNATFVADVKSTGLFAADPELQKNGVTADYWKTGHSHMKRRVKEIGALAGFEKSGHYFLAEPIGRGYDCGMRVAVEICKLMDRNPDMSMSDLRRALPTTFSTPTMSPYCADTEKYDVLERLVSRLVAKKDAGESFAGQPIKEVVTVNGARVILQNGSWGLVRASSNTPNLVVVCESATSDAEMRAIFEEIDAVIRTEPSVGEYDQTI; encoded by the coding sequence ATGACCAAACCTTTGCCTGTTGTCACCCCCAACACCTGGGAGTTTCTTCGCGATCCAATGATCAAACCAACAGGATTTCGCGAGTATGACGCACGTTGGAAATACCCGGATGAGATCAACCTTCCGGGAATGACGGCATTGGGTTTGGGGCTTGGCACTCAAATTCATCATCGCGGCATCGACCCCGTTATTGCCGTGGGCAATGATTATCGCGATTATTCTCTGGCTATTAAAAATGCCTTGATCGTCGGGCTGATGCAGGCAGGCATTCAGGTCAAGGATATTGGTCCCGCCTTGTCGCCCATGGCATATTTTTCGCAGTTTCATCTCGATGTGCCAGCGGTGGCAATGGTCACGGCGTCTCACAACCCCAACGGTTGGACTGGGGTTAAGATGGGCTTTGAGCGGCCGCTGACACACGGTCCCGATGAAATGGGCGAGCTGCGCGACATCGTTCTGAGAGGAGAAGGTCAAGCGCGGTCAGGTGGCGGCTATGAATTTGTGGATGGGGTGCGCGACGCGTATCTTGACGATCTTGTGGGCGACTTCAAAATGACTCGCAAGCTTCGGGTTGTCTGCGCCACGGGGAATGGTACTGCCGCGGCTTTTGCGCCAGAGCTGTTTGAACGGCTTGGGGTGGAGGTAATCCCGTCCCACAACGAACTAGACTACACGTTTCCCCACTACAATCCCAACCCGGAGGCCATGGAAATGCTGCATGACATGGCTGAGACTGTGAAAGAAACCGGGGCCGATTTTGCACTTGGTTTTGACGGCGACGGGGATCGCTGCGGAGTGGTCGACGATGAGGGCGAGGAAATTTTTGCCGACAAGGTGGGCGTGATCATGGCCCGCGATCTGAGCAAGCTGCATCCCAACGCGACGTTCGTGGCGGATGTGAAATCCACCGGCCTTTTTGCAGCGGACCCAGAGCTCCAAAAAAACGGTGTGACTGCGGATTATTGGAAAACTGGACACAGCCATATGAAGCGGCGGGTTAAGGAAATCGGCGCACTGGCCGGATTTGAGAAATCCGGGCACTATTTTTTGGCCGAACCCATAGGCCGCGGATACGATTGCGGTATGCGCGTGGCCGTGGAAATCTGCAAACTTATGGATCGCAACCCGGACATGTCGATGTCCGACCTGCGCCGGGCCCTGCCCACAACCTTTTCGACACCCACGATGTCGCCCTATTGCGCCGATACTGAGAAATACGACGTATTGGAACGGTTGGTATCCAGGCTTGTAGCAAAGAAAGACGCAGGTGAAAGCTTTGCCGGACAACCCATAAAAGAGGTGGTGACCGTGAACGGCGCGCGTGTCATTTTGCAAAATGGCAGCTGGGGTTTAGTGCGGGCGTCTTCCAATACACCAAACCTGGTTGTGGTTTGCGAGAGCGCCACGTCAGATGCGGAAATGCGTGCGATTTTTGAAGAGATTGATGCAGTCATTCGCACGGAACCTTCGGTGGGTGAATACGACCAGACGATTTGA
- a CDS encoding error-prone DNA polymerase, whose translation MFAELSITSNFTFLTGASHPEEYALRAAQLGLSAFAIADNNSVAGIVRAHMAVRDLARVVRERKTLEARDGPIGPPAPEPHQPGWAHVPRFLPAARLCLNNGVTLTALPKDRAGWGRLCRLISKGRLRVEKGSCHLTVPDVLEGAEGLCLLLHPAMATEDIDIWRKQASRLTRRFGTQMHLIMAPRYDGQDAARFDRLAKLAQEMDLTTVASGLPRMHHARRRKLADVLTAIRQGRRVDTLGREALANGEQRLRSEAEMLHLFAGHEEAVYRAGALAKQLGFSLDELRYEYPSEVMEGEPPTERLRRLAQEGLNWRYPGGASERVKKMMAHELTLIAKLKYEPYFLTVRDVVAFARSRDILCQGRGSAANSVVCYALGITSVSPETGTMVFERFVSEARDEPPDIDVDFEHERREEVIQHIYERYGRHRAGLCATVIHYRGKRAIREVGRAMGLSQDTIGALSSQLWGFFATSGKIERQRMREIGLDPDDWRLKQTMELVHEIEGFPRHLSQHVGGFVMTEGRLDELVPVENATMEGRTVICWDKDDIDALGILKVDVLALGMLSCIRKAFDLLDQHHGHRYTLATLPPEDAKVYDMLCEADSIGVFQVESRAQMNFLPRMRPRTFYDLVIEVAIIRPGPIQGDMVHPYIRRRNGEEEVSFPSDDLGQVLGKTLGVPLFQEQAMQIAIVGAGFSPEEADRLRRSLATFKKHGNVSAFRTRFLKGMARNGYDQDFAERCFSQIEGFGSYGFPESHAASFALLVYASAWIKCHHPGIFACALLNAQPMGFYAPAQIVRDACEHGVEIRPVCVNRSFWDNVMEPDDQGGLALRLGFRQIKGFSEEDAYWINAARGNGYHAVEDVWRRAGVLPSVIIGLVEADAFAGLGVTRRDALWAARALVGQKPLPLFAGDIDGEAIPEPDAHLSAMTLGEEVVEDYVSTRLSLKAHPLALLRDVLTPNVSGYF comes from the coding sequence ATGTTTGCCGAGCTGTCGATCACGTCGAATTTCACCTTCCTTACCGGGGCGTCCCACCCCGAGGAATACGCCTTGCGTGCCGCCCAGTTGGGACTGTCTGCATTTGCCATTGCCGATAATAATTCGGTCGCAGGCATCGTGCGGGCGCATATGGCGGTGCGGGATCTGGCGCGGGTGGTGCGCGAACGAAAGACGCTTGAGGCGCGTGACGGGCCCATTGGTCCGCCTGCGCCTGAACCACATCAACCCGGCTGGGCGCATGTGCCCCGCTTTTTGCCCGCAGCTCGGCTGTGTTTGAATAACGGCGTCACGCTCACGGCCTTGCCAAAGGACCGCGCTGGCTGGGGGCGGCTCTGCCGGTTGATCAGCAAGGGGCGGCTTCGGGTTGAAAAAGGATCGTGTCATCTGACGGTGCCGGACGTGTTGGAGGGGGCAGAGGGGCTTTGCCTGCTGCTGCATCCGGCAATGGCCACAGAGGATATAGACATCTGGCGCAAGCAGGCCTCCCGTCTGACGCGGCGCTTTGGGACGCAAATGCACCTTATAATGGCCCCCCGCTATGACGGTCAGGATGCCGCGCGGTTTGACCGTTTGGCAAAGCTCGCGCAGGAAATGGATCTGACCACGGTTGCCTCTGGCTTGCCCCGGATGCATCACGCGCGCCGACGCAAGCTTGCCGATGTGCTGACCGCGATCCGGCAGGGGCGTCGGGTTGACACGCTGGGGCGTGAGGCGCTGGCCAATGGTGAACAGCGCCTACGCTCCGAGGCCGAGATGTTGCACCTCTTTGCAGGCCACGAAGAGGCGGTGTATCGAGCCGGAGCCTTGGCCAAGCAACTTGGCTTTTCACTTGATGAATTGCGCTATGAATATCCGAGCGAGGTGATGGAAGGCGAACCTCCGACCGAGCGGCTGCGGCGATTGGCACAAGAGGGTCTGAACTGGCGGTATCCCGGTGGCGCATCAGAGCGTGTGAAGAAGATGATGGCGCATGAGCTGACCCTCATTGCCAAGTTGAAATACGAGCCATACTTTCTCACCGTGCGCGATGTGGTGGCCTTTGCCCGCTCGCGGGACATCCTGTGTCAGGGGCGCGGCTCTGCGGCCAATTCAGTTGTTTGCTACGCACTGGGTATCACAAGTGTATCGCCTGAGACTGGAACAATGGTGTTTGAGCGTTTTGTCTCTGAGGCACGCGACGAGCCTCCCGATATCGACGTCGATTTTGAACATGAACGTCGCGAAGAGGTGATCCAACATATTTATGAGCGTTACGGCCGTCATCGCGCAGGGCTTTGCGCCACAGTCATCCACTACCGCGGCAAGCGTGCCATCCGCGAGGTGGGTCGCGCCATGGGTCTCAGCCAGGACACCATCGGCGCGCTTAGCTCGCAGCTTTGGGGTTTTTTTGCGACGTCAGGGAAGATTGAGCGGCAAAGGATGCGAGAGATCGGCCTTGATCCCGATGACTGGCGGCTGAAACAAACCATGGAACTCGTGCATGAGATCGAGGGGTTTCCCCGCCACCTTAGCCAGCATGTCGGCGGTTTTGTCATGACCGAAGGGCGGTTGGATGAACTGGTGCCGGTTGAGAATGCCACAATGGAAGGTCGCACAGTTATCTGTTGGGACAAGGATGATATAGATGCGCTTGGGATCCTGAAGGTCGATGTGCTGGCACTGGGCATGCTGAGCTGTATTCGCAAGGCGTTTGACCTTCTGGATCAGCATCATGGGCATCGCTACACGCTGGCCACCTTGCCGCCTGAGGACGCAAAGGTCTACGATATGCTCTGTGAGGCCGACAGCATCGGTGTCTTCCAGGTGGAAAGCCGGGCGCAGATGAACTTCTTGCCTCGGATGCGGCCCCGCACCTTTTACGATTTGGTCATCGAAGTGGCGATCATCCGACCCGGCCCCATTCAGGGTGACATGGTTCATCCTTACATTCGCCGTCGCAATGGCGAAGAAGAAGTGAGCTTTCCCTCCGATGACCTGGGTCAGGTGCTTGGCAAGACGCTGGGCGTGCCGCTTTTTCAGGAACAGGCGATGCAGATCGCCATCGTTGGGGCAGGGTTCAGCCCGGAAGAGGCTGACCGTCTGCGTCGGTCGCTGGCCACGTTCAAAAAGCATGGCAATGTCAGCGCCTTTCGCACGCGGTTCCTCAAGGGTATGGCCAGAAATGGCTATGATCAGGATTTTGCGGAACGTTGCTTTTCCCAGATCGAGGGGTTCGGCTCTTATGGGTTTCCTGAGAGCCATGCTGCAAGTTTTGCACTTTTGGTCTATGCCAGCGCCTGGATCAAATGCCATCATCCAGGCATCTTCGCCTGTGCGCTTCTAAATGCACAGCCCATGGGCTTTTATGCGCCCGCCCAGATCGTACGTGATGCCTGCGAACATGGGGTCGAAATACGTCCGGTCTGTGTAAATCGCAGCTTTTGGGACAATGTGATGGAGCCCGATGATCAGGGCGGTCTGGCGCTGCGGTTGGGGTTTCGGCAGATCAAAGGCTTCTCAGAGGAAGACGCGTATTGGATCAATGCCGCGCGTGGTAACGGATATCACGCAGTTGAGGATGTCTGGCGTCGTGCAGGTGTGTTGCCTTCGGTGATCATAGGGCTGGTCGAGGCCGATGCCTTTGCCGGGCTTGGCGTGACCCGGCGCGACGCCCTTTGGGCGGCGCGTGCACTTGTGGGGCAAAAACCACTGCCGCTTTTTGCTGGCGACATAGATGGGGAGGCGATCCCAGAACCCGATGCTCATCTGTCTGCCATGACGCTCGGAGAAGAGGTGGTCGAGGATTATGTTTCCACCCGCCTTTCGCTCAAAGCGCATCCGCTCGCACTTTTACGCGATGTACTGACACCAAATGTTTCTGGGTATTTTTAA
- a CDS encoding RNA pyrophosphohydrolase, with amino-acid sequence MTPEEIERLPYRPCVGVMLVNADGHVFVGQRIDSDVAAWQMPQGGVDEGETPRDAALRELWEETGVLADLVTVEAETTDWVTYDLPHELVPKLWKARFRGQKQKWFLLRFHGTDADVNIASEHQEFSEWRWLPPDELPGAIVPFKRAVYESVLSEFAEIL; translated from the coding sequence GTGACGCCGGAGGAGATCGAGCGCCTTCCATACCGACCCTGTGTGGGTGTGATGCTGGTGAATGCCGACGGCCATGTGTTTGTCGGCCAGCGGATCGACAGCGATGTTGCCGCCTGGCAAATGCCACAAGGCGGCGTAGATGAAGGCGAAACGCCCCGTGATGCCGCTTTGCGCGAATTGTGGGAAGAAACCGGTGTGCTGGCTGATCTGGTCACGGTTGAGGCTGAAACGACAGATTGGGTGACTTATGACTTGCCACACGAGCTTGTGCCAAAGCTTTGGAAGGCACGCTTTAGAGGGCAAAAACAGAAATGGTTCCTTCTGCGGTTTCACGGCACGGATGCAGATGTCAACATTGCCTCTGAGCATCAGGAGTTTTCTGAATGGCGGTGGTTACCACCTGATGAGCTGCCGGGAGCCATCGTGCCATTCAAGCGGGCGGTTTACGAGAGCGTGCTGAGCGAATTTGCCGAGATATTGTGA
- a CDS encoding M3 family metallopeptidase, which produces MTNPLLSEWTTPFEMAPFDKISDEDFEPAFETALKEARSDIQAIADDPAETTFANTIEALEAAGKILDQVLSVFYSVAGADSNDTRQALQRAFSPKLAAYSSEIYGNKALFARIEALWESRGNLNLTKEQYRVLMLTHRGFRRAGAGLTGKADARMREIRKRLAELGTAFTQNLLADEAGWHMELTEDDLEGLPGFVVSAARLAGEEKGTDAPVITLSRSLIVPFLQFSPRRDLREKAFAAWIARGANGGETDNREIAAEILALREERAKLLGYESFADFKLETEMAKTPEAVLSLLMDVWRPAKARANADAEVLTQMMQADGVNAPLEPWDWRYYAEKRRKLEHDLDEAALKPYLQLDRMIEASFSCANRLFGLEFKPMDVPLYHSDCRAWEVTRDGAHVAVFIGDYFARASKRSGAWCSAMRGQAKFPKIQGPVVINVCNFAKGDPALLSYDDARTLFHEFGHALHQMLSNVTYESISGTSVARDFVELPSQLYEHWLEVPEVLAEFATHAETGEPMPTDMLDKVLGAATFDMGFQTVEYVASALVDLAFHEGEAPVDPMARQAEVLAKLGMPHAITMRHATPHFAHVFSGDGYSSGYYSYMWSEVMDADAFAAFEEAGDAFDADKAKALETHILSTGGSREAEELYLAFRGRMPGVEALLKGRGLAA; this is translated from the coding sequence ATGACCAATCCGCTGCTGAGTGAATGGACAACGCCTTTTGAAATGGCCCCGTTCGATAAAATTTCTGATGAAGATTTCGAGCCGGCTTTTGAGACTGCCTTGAAAGAAGCGCGGTCTGATATTCAGGCGATTGCAGATGATCCTGCTGAAACGACATTTGCCAATACGATTGAAGCGCTGGAAGCGGCGGGCAAAATACTCGACCAAGTTCTTTCGGTCTTCTACTCTGTTGCTGGTGCCGACAGCAACGACACACGTCAGGCGCTGCAACGTGCGTTTTCACCCAAGCTGGCGGCCTATTCCTCTGAAATTTATGGAAACAAGGCTCTTTTTGCCCGTATTGAGGCGCTTTGGGAGAGCCGGGGCAATCTTAATTTGACCAAAGAACAGTATCGCGTTTTGATGTTGACGCATCGCGGGTTTCGGCGCGCCGGGGCTGGTCTGACAGGAAAAGCGGATGCTCGAATGCGAGAAATCCGTAAGCGCTTGGCGGAACTTGGTACGGCATTCACGCAAAACCTTCTGGCGGATGAGGCCGGTTGGCATATGGAATTGACAGAAGATGATCTTGAAGGATTGCCCGGCTTCGTTGTGAGTGCCGCACGGTTAGCTGGCGAGGAAAAGGGCACAGATGCTCCGGTCATAACGCTCTCACGCTCTCTGATCGTGCCATTTCTGCAATTCTCACCTCGGCGGGATTTACGTGAAAAGGCTTTTGCAGCCTGGATCGCGCGGGGCGCCAATGGAGGTGAGACAGACAATCGTGAGATAGCCGCGGAAATCCTCGCGCTGCGGGAGGAACGCGCGAAGCTGTTGGGCTATGAAAGTTTCGCCGACTTCAAACTGGAAACTGAGATGGCCAAGACACCGGAGGCGGTACTCAGTCTGTTGATGGATGTCTGGCGGCCCGCCAAGGCTCGTGCCAATGCAGATGCTGAGGTGTTGACCCAGATGATGCAAGCCGATGGTGTGAATGCACCATTAGAGCCGTGGGATTGGCGGTATTATGCAGAAAAGCGGCGCAAGCTTGAACATGATCTCGATGAAGCCGCACTCAAGCCGTATTTACAGCTCGACCGCATGATCGAGGCCAGCTTTTCCTGTGCGAACCGGCTTTTTGGTCTGGAGTTCAAGCCAATGGATGTTCCACTCTATCATTCCGATTGCCGTGCATGGGAGGTGACCCGAGACGGGGCTCATGTGGCAGTGTTTATTGGAGACTACTTCGCGCGTGCCTCTAAACGATCCGGTGCTTGGTGTTCGGCTATGCGAGGACAGGCCAAGTTTCCAAAGATTCAGGGTCCGGTAGTGATCAATGTCTGCAACTTTGCAAAGGGTGATCCGGCATTGCTCAGCTATGACGATGCACGCACGCTTTTTCATGAGTTTGGACACGCCCTGCACCAAATGCTGTCAAACGTGACCTACGAGAGTATCTCCGGCACCTCTGTGGCGCGCGATTTTGTGGAGTTGCCAAGCCAGCTTTACGAGCACTGGCTCGAAGTGCCTGAGGTGTTGGCGGAATTTGCAACCCATGCCGAGACTGGCGAACCGATGCCCACAGACATGCTCGACAAGGTGTTGGGTGCAGCGACCTTCGATATGGGTTTTCAGACTGTGGAATACGTGGCGTCGGCGCTTGTGGATTTGGCGTTCCATGAAGGAGAAGCTCCGGTAGATCCGATGGCCAGACAGGCCGAAGTTCTGGCTAAATTGGGCATGCCACACGCCATCACCATGCGCCACGCGACACCACATTTTGCACATGTGTTCAGCGGCGATGGTTATTCGAGCGGGTATTATAGCTATATGTGGTCTGAGGTCATGGATGCTGATGCGTTCGCTGCGTTTGAAGAAGCAGGTGATGCGTTTGATGCAGACAAGGCTAAGGCGCTTGAAACGCATATCTTGTCCACTGGAGGATCACGTGAAGCCGAGGAGCTATACTTGGCCTTCCGCGGTCGTATGCCGGGGGTTGAAGCCCTGCTCAAGGGCCGGGGGTTGGCGGCGTGA
- the dut gene encoding dUTP diphosphatase → MVSISVLWEDGADTSLGLPRYETTGAAGADLRANFPSRQSVKLKPGERTLVPTGLRISIPAGYEVQLRPRSGLALKHGITLPNSPGTIDSDYRGPLGVIVMNAGAESFVVEHGMRIAQMVVAPVVQAQFVESLSLEETARGAGGFGSTGAS, encoded by the coding sequence ATGGTGAGCATATCTGTTCTCTGGGAGGACGGAGCGGATACTTCGCTTGGCTTGCCGCGCTATGAAACGACGGGAGCGGCAGGTGCCGATTTGCGTGCGAATTTTCCCAGCCGCCAATCGGTGAAGCTGAAACCCGGTGAACGTACACTTGTGCCAACGGGTTTGCGCATTTCTATCCCCGCGGGTTATGAGGTTCAGCTGCGTCCTCGATCCGGTTTGGCTCTTAAGCACGGGATCACACTGCCAAACAGTCCCGGCACAATAGACAGCGATTATCGCGGGCCCTTGGGTGTTATTGTGATGAACGCGGGTGCGGAGTCTTTTGTGGTGGAACACGGCATGCGGATTGCGCAAATGGTTGTGGCTCCGGTCGTGCAGGCGCAGTTTGTCGAAAGCTTGTCGCTTGAAGAAACAGCGCGTGGGGCTGGTGGATTTGGCTCAACAGGGGCGAGCTAA
- the coaBC gene encoding bifunctional phosphopantothenoylcysteine decarboxylase/phosphopantothenate--cysteine ligase CoaBC → MLASRRILLIIGGGIAAYKSLDLIRRLRERGASVTPVLTRAGSEFVTPLSVSALAGRNVFQDLFDLTDEAEMGHIELSRSADLIVVAPATADLMAKMAQGHADDLASTLLLATDTPVLVAPSMNVRMWDHPATQRNMKTLKEDGVAFVGPNEGDMACGEYGPGRMAEPLEIVAAIETRIAKGPLAGKRILVTSGPTHEPIDPVRYIANRSSGAQGTAIASALSALGADVIFVTGPADVQPPEGVTVVPVQTAQEMLDAVEDALPVDAGIFAAAVADWRVKSASERKLKKTKDGLPDLSFAENPDILATVCKSKEKRPDLVVGFAAETDDVLKHATAKRKRKGCDWIVANDVSPGTGIMGGSENDVTLITDDGAEDWPRLSKDQVARRLAQKIAEALA, encoded by the coding sequence TCCAGACGAATTTTGCTGATCATTGGCGGTGGGATCGCGGCCTATAAGTCGCTTGATCTCATTCGGCGGCTGCGTGAACGGGGTGCCTCTGTGACACCTGTTTTGACACGCGCTGGTTCAGAGTTTGTCACACCGCTTTCGGTGTCCGCGCTTGCCGGGCGCAATGTCTTTCAGGATCTTTTTGACCTGACAGACGAAGCCGAGATGGGTCATATCGAACTAAGCCGCAGTGCGGATCTTATTGTGGTTGCTCCTGCGACAGCGGATCTGATGGCCAAGATGGCGCAAGGCCACGCCGATGACCTCGCCTCCACGCTTCTTCTCGCCACTGACACGCCTGTATTGGTGGCTCCTTCTATGAATGTGCGCATGTGGGACCATCCTGCGACGCAGCGCAACATGAAGACGCTCAAAGAGGACGGCGTTGCCTTTGTCGGCCCGAATGAGGGCGATATGGCCTGTGGAGAATATGGCCCCGGGCGCATGGCAGAGCCGCTTGAGATTGTTGCCGCGATTGAGACACGGATTGCCAAAGGACCGCTGGCGGGGAAGCGTATCCTTGTCACATCAGGACCAACGCATGAACCGATCGACCCTGTACGCTATATCGCCAACCGATCCTCTGGCGCGCAGGGCACGGCGATTGCCAGTGCTTTATCGGCATTGGGGGCGGACGTGATCTTTGTCACGGGTCCTGCGGATGTGCAGCCGCCAGAAGGTGTCACAGTCGTCCCGGTGCAAACTGCGCAAGAGATGCTTGATGCGGTTGAAGATGCCCTGCCGGTTGACGCGGGTATATTTGCTGCCGCTGTTGCTGATTGGCGGGTTAAATCAGCGTCCGAACGTAAGCTGAAGAAAACCAAGGATGGGCTTCCCGATCTGTCTTTTGCTGAAAACCCGGATATTTTGGCGACCGTGTGCAAGTCAAAAGAGAAACGCCCAGATTTGGTGGTCGGGTTTGCTGCGGAAACCGATGATGTGCTGAAACATGCAACGGCCAAGCGCAAGCGCAAGGGGTGTGACTGGATTGTCGCCAATGATGTCAGCCCTGGCACCGGGATCATGGGTGGATCGGAAAACGATGTGACGTTGATCACAGATGACGGTGCCGAAGACTGGCCGCGATTGTCGAAGGATCAGGTTGCCAGACGTCTGGCGCAGAAGATTGCAGAGGCGCTTGCGTGA